One Elaeis guineensis isolate ETL-2024a chromosome 10, EG11, whole genome shotgun sequence genomic window carries:
- the LOC105052411 gene encoding methylesterase 17, whose product MGEEVVTDAFQPQHFVFVHGVGHGAWCWFKVRHLLEGSGHRVTCLDLTSAGIDRTDPNSVLSFEEYDRPLFDFMSALPDGDKVILVGHSAGGLCVTHAMHAFSDKIKLAIFLAATMLPSGFLSEEDILDGIPDLEKYGDVYELTYGLGRGHSPTSMALRKEFQRRILYQLSPKQDSILASMLVRPWPTAVAKAKFTGEVEKVNKVQRIFIRTAHDNMVKPEQQDAMIRRWPPSEVLHLKTDHSPFFSAPNQLFGIILKASTCNVNE is encoded by the exons ATGGGAGAAGAGGTGGTCACAGATGCGTTCCAACCCCAGCACTTTGTCTTTGTGCATGGCGTGGGCCACGGAGCCTGGTGCTGGTTTAAGGTTCGGCACCTCCTTGAGGGCTCCGGTCACCGGGTAACGTGTCTCGACCTCACAAGCGCTGGCATCGACCGCACCGACCCCAACTCCGTCCTCTCCTTCGAGGAGTATGATAGACCTCTCTTTGATTTCATGTCGGCCTTGCCTGATGGTGACAAG GTAATTTTAGTGGGACATAGTGCTGGAGGGTTATGCGTGACTCATGCCATGCATGCATTCAGTGATAAAATCAAACTAGCTATCTTCCTTGCTGCCACAATGCTTCCATCAGGATTTCTCTCAGAAGAAGATATCTTAGAT GGAATCCCTGATTTAGAAAAATATGGTGATGTTTATGAACTAACTTACGGTTTAGGGCGTGGTCATTCCCCAACCAGCATGGCTCTGCGCAAGGAATTTCAACGCCGAATTCTGTATCAATTGAGCCCTAAACAG GACTCCATTTTGGCTTCAATGCTGGTGCGCCCATGGCCAACTGCGGTGGCAAAGGCAAAATTTACAGGAGAAGTAGAGAAAGTTAACAAGGTGCAACGGATCTTTATAAGGACAGCACATGACAACATGGTAAAGCCCGAGCAGCAAGATGCCATGATCCGGCGGTGGCCACCGAGTGAGGTGTTGCATTTGAAGACTGATCACAGCCCTTTCTTCTCTGCACCTAACCAGCTCTTCGGAATAATACTTAAAGCCTCAACTTGTAATGTTAATGAATAA